The window CAGGAGATGGTGTAAACGATTCCCCCGCCCTGAAGCAGGCAGAATTCGGTGTTGCTGTCTCATCAGCTACCGATGTGGCGAAAGCCTCAGCGAGCGTTGTTTTAACCCATCCCGGCCTTACAGATATAGTTGATGGAATAAAATCAGGGAGGAGAATTTACCAGAGAATGCTGACGTACACCCTGAATAAAATTATGAAGACAATTCAGGTTGCATTCTTTCTCACTCTATCATTCTTTGTTGTGCGATTCTTTGTTACAACCCCCTTTGATGTCATACTTTTGATATTTGCAAATGATTTTGTGACCATGTCGATTGCAACTGATAATGTAGGTTATTCACTAAAGCCAGAACAATGGAAAGTTAGGTCTCTTATCTCTTCATCCGTTATACTCTCATCAATGCTTGTTATAGAGGGATTCATATTCCTTTATATTGGGATGTACTCACATCTGGGAATAAATCAGCTGCATACATTTATCTTCGATATGCTTGTCTTTTCCGGGCAGTTCACCGTGTATATGGTAAGGGAAAGAAAGCGGTTCTTTAGTTCCAGGCCATCCAATATTTTACTGATCTCCAGCATTCTGGATATACTTGTAATTTCATTGCTATCATACTACGGAATACTTGTCACTGCCATTCCAGCAGAATTTATTGTTATAAGTATAGCAGTGACCTTTATCTGGATGGTATTCATGGATTCCATCAAGAATATAGTTTTCAGGCATTATAAAATATAATTATTAAATTTGTTTAATTTCAGTTTGAATGGGATTTCTAATTGCATACAGTGCCGGACAGGCCCTTTCTGAAAGTTTGAGTACCTCTTTTATGTCCATATCTGCCTCCACATCTATATTTAAGGCCTTGATTATGGGAAAATCTAAGTCCTCCACAACAGGCCCTATATCGTAATAAAGATGTCCGGTGAACTTTAATTTACCCAGTTTTATACCTTTTTTTGCAGCCTGTATTGCGACAGTTGAGGCATAACATGACATTACACCCATCATAAGATAGTTAAGTGGAGTTGGTTGTATTCCCATTCCTCCGAGAACCCCCGGTTCATCTGCTCCCATGGTAAATGTTGCAATTTCAGATTTTAGTTCTGCTGTAAACATTGGGCTCCCATCAAAATGGAACTCACCGGCTATATGTTTTTCTGCAGTAAAATGCCCACCATTTTTTCTTATTTTTTCATCTGTGTTCTTCAGCCGATCCATATCGATATTATTGATTCTTTCAGTCATAAAAATACATATGAATTTATAATTTAAGTTTTTCTATAAAATAAATTCAATATTAATTTGCCGGTGTCTGTTTTTCTGAAGCCGTTAGTTTTTTATTGATGTATTCCACGCCTCTTATGCCTGTACTGACCCCGATAAAGTAAAAAATAACTGTTACCACTATGAATACCAGCGAATCATATGGGAATATAATGAGATTGATGCCACCAAAGAAGCTGCTTCCTATATATGACATAAATAATACAAAAGCAAGGTAGACAGGCATCCATATTCCGTACATGGCATATTTCAAATCAATTTTATTGTAATGGTTATAAACAATTATCAGAAGAATCCCTGCAAGGTCAAGTGGTATTATTATTTCAACTGAGCTGAAACCTGACCAGTATACAAGCAAATTTGCAATGATAAATGCGGTGGGGGCCAGAACTCCAGCAACAGGAACCCTGAACGGCCTCTTTGTATCCGGGTCCGTTTTTCTGAATACCATCAGGCTGACTGCTCCGGGGGCATATGAAAGGAGGAATCCGTCAACCATTATGCCAATGATAGTGGCCAGGGACTTTCCAAGGGCCACAAGCACCACCGTCACTATTAGAACCAGAATAATAGAATATATGGGCACACCACGTAAGCTCATTCTGTTAAACAACTTCGGAAGAAATTTATCATCCCTGGATAATACCTCCCCGACTCTTGCTGTGCTTCCATAATATATTACTCCATCCTTGAACGTTGCAATAAGCGCAACGATTATTGCTATTATTACCAGGGCAGGGAGTATCAGCACCTTGGATATTGTTGCATAAGGTGAGCTGTACTGGAAGAATGCTGCCCAGTCTCCTGAAGCAATTCCGAAACCAGAAAAATTAACCGCGCCGGCAAATACAAGAGACTCCATTGTGAATACAAATCCAGAAATAAGTAGTGCAGCTATTATTGCCAGTGGAATGCTTTTCCCCGGGTCCTTCACCTCCTCAGAATAATCTATGGGCTGCCTGAAGCCTCCGTATCCAAAAACTGTCAGGGTTATTGCCCCGAAAAGCCCGGTGAATCCATAGGGGGCAAATCCACCCACACTTTTTGATACCAGGTTTGATGGTTTAAAATAAAATGCCAGTGTAATAATCACGATTCCTATAAGTATCAGGGTTATAATGGTGAGAATGAGATTTATCTCTCCCATGTGCTTTATTCTCATAACATTGACTGCAAATACCAATACCAGCACGATTTCAGCCACAGCTATGCCCAGATATGTAAGTGTTCCATTGCTGTACAGAGGAGGATAGTAAAAACTCATATATTCCACCACTGCAAAGACAATTACAGGTCCAACAAAAAGATATCCTACCATGGATGCCCAGCCATTCAGTGCACCTACAACCGGTCCATTTGTCCTGGAAGGGTAATATGCAACACCGCCTGCCCTGGGATACGTAGTTCCAAGCTCTGCGAATACAAGGCCAATAGGTACTATCATGATCATGGCTATTGGCCATGCCAGTATTCCTGCAGGGCCGGCATATGCCAGGGTATACACAGGGGCGTAGGCTATGGCCGGTCCCAGTATGCCACCCAGGGCGAGCATAATAACACCCCACAGTCCTATGTCTTTCCTGTATTCTCTTTTTAAATTTTCATCATTATTTTTACCATCCATGAAATATAAATCCTATGATATATTAATAGTTTATGACATGTTTTAGCAAACCATGCTCAAAAATAAATTAAAATCCAAAAATTTTCATTTATGGGTCAACAAGAAAATATAAAGATGAATATTGGTAACATAATGTATTTCAGTGTAATTACGTGGCAGCTCTGATTGATAAAATAAAACGTTCATTAAAATTAAAGAAATTTATAAATATCTAATTATGTTATAATATTATGAAGGTAAAGAATTATATCGACCTTTCTGTCGACATAAAAACCAACATGCCATGCTGGCCAACAAATCCTCTGGTAAGGGTAGACCCCATAGGTCTGCTTGCCAGGGATGGTTATGCCGTTGAAAAGTATGAATCCGTGACCCACACGGGTACACATATAGATGCACCATATCATATGGTGGATGGTGGAAGAACCGTGGATAAGATACCACTGAACCAGATTATCGGATCAGGATACTGTATCATACCCAGTATTGACGGTACAGAAATTCACAGATCAGCCCTGGAAGAGATATGGAAACCTGAATACGATGGGAATATAATACTTGTTAATACCGGGTGGTCAAAAAAACGTGCATATTCAATAGAGTTCCAGTATAATTTTCCTGGTTTCTCGGAAGATGCAGTGGACTTTTTGATTGACCACCATCCCCGGTTAATCGGAATCGATTCTCTGGGTATAGATCCATACAGCCATGCTGATTTTCGCGTTCATAAGGCACTTCTTGCCAGGGACATGGCCTTCATTGAGGACCTTAACAACCTGGAACAGCTGACGCCAGGCAAGGAATACTTTATCATTGCATTACCCCTGAAAATTGCCGGAGCAAGCGGATCAATGGCCCGTGTCGTTGCACTGGAAATTGAATAAATGACATCCCTACTGGCTAAAGCAGTTGGCCTCCAGCCCATGATCTAAAAAGTATAATTCCCTGTTTGTAATTTTTATTTTCGATATATTAATTTAGATCATTATATTACATTTATATGGAGGGGCTCAGAGGTAAAAATGGGATAGTGTGTGCAGGCAGTACGGGTATAGGTAAGGGCGTAATATCAGTGCTTACAAAATACGGTGCAAATATAACCACATTCTCCAGAAACAGAGATAAGGTTGAAAGACTGAAAACTGCAATTATGGAAGAATCAGGATCTGAAATAAACGCCATAGTAGCCGACCTGTCAAAGAAAGACGATCTTGTTCGGGTTGTGGATTCAGCGCATGACAAATACGGGAAGATAGATTTCCTTGTGATGAATTATGGAGACCCGAGGGTTGATCCATTTATGGATCTGAACGATTCAGATTGGGACTATAACATAGAAATGATTCTGAAATCCACAGTGAGAATGTCCGGTATGTGTGCTGAAGATATGATCAAATCCCGGGATGGCAGAATCGTTTATATAACATCAATGACAACCAAGAATCCCTTACAGAATTTTGCCATATCAAACTCATTAAGATCCGCTGTTGTTGCACTAGGCAAAACTCTTTCCATGGAATTTGGCAAATATAATATCACTGTAAATTCAATATCACAGGGATATTTTTACACTCAGCGGCTGAAAAATATAATAGAAAAAAGGTCAGTAAACTCCGGGAAAAAAACAGAGGAAATTGAAGCAGAACTCAGGGCTGAAATACCACTTGGGAGATTCGGGAATCCTGAGGAAATTGGCAATCTCGTTGCCTTCCTGTGTTCTGGGCTTGCTTCATACATCAGCGGGACAAATATACAGATAGACGGTGGCGCAGTTAAATCCATATAGGTCTATTTTCTGCATATGTACAAAAATATATATGCAGCAGTGTCTTGTATTAGCATGGCAGAGGCTAGAAAGTATAAATGGGATACAGTGAAGAGGGAGAAACTATCTGATACATTCTCCCGCCAGATGATTTATGGAAACCGTGTAATGGTTGCCCAGTTAGATATAAAGAAGGGAAGTGTTGTTCCAGAGCACTCCCATGAAAATGAGCAGGTAACATGGATAATGAAAGGAAGGTTACGC of the Ferroplasma sp. genome contains:
- a CDS encoding SDR family oxidoreductase, which produces MEGLRGKNGIVCAGSTGIGKGVISVLTKYGANITTFSRNRDKVERLKTAIMEESGSEINAIVADLSKKDDLVRVVDSAHDKYGKIDFLVMNYGDPRVDPFMDLNDSDWDYNIEMILKSTVRMSGMCAEDMIKSRDGRIVYITSMTTKNPLQNFAISNSLRSAVVALGKTLSMEFGKYNITVNSISQGYFYTQRLKNIIEKRSVNSGKKTEEIEAELRAEIPLGRFGNPEEIGNLVAFLCSGLASYISGTNIQIDGGAVKSI
- a CDS encoding OsmC family protein, which gives rise to MTERINNIDMDRLKNTDEKIRKNGGHFTAEKHIAGEFHFDGSPMFTAELKSEIATFTMGADEPGVLGGMGIQPTPLNYLMMGVMSCYASTVAIQAAKKGIKLGKLKFTGHLYYDIGPVVEDLDFPIIKALNIDVEADMDIKEVLKLSERACPALYAIRNPIQTEIKQI
- a CDS encoding cyclase family protein — encoded protein: MKVKNYIDLSVDIKTNMPCWPTNPLVRVDPIGLLARDGYAVEKYESVTHTGTHIDAPYHMVDGGRTVDKIPLNQIIGSGYCIIPSIDGTEIHRSALEEIWKPEYDGNIILVNTGWSKKRAYSIEFQYNFPGFSEDAVDFLIDHHPRLIGIDSLGIDPYSHADFRVHKALLARDMAFIEDLNNLEQLTPGKEYFIIALPLKIAGASGSMARVVALEIE
- a CDS encoding cupin domain-containing protein, encoding MAEARKYKWDTVKREKLSDTFSRQMIYGNRVMVAQLDIKKGSVVPEHSHENEQVTWIMKGRLRLTVDGKDIDVGAGEVLIIPSNTKHSAVALEDTLDIDIFSPIRSDWINGTDSYLRK
- a CDS encoding APC family permease, whose amino-acid sequence is MDGKNNDENLKREYRKDIGLWGVIMLALGGILGPAIAYAPVYTLAYAGPAGILAWPIAMIMIVPIGLVFAELGTTYPRAGGVAYYPSRTNGPVVGALNGWASMVGYLFVGPVIVFAVVEYMSFYYPPLYSNGTLTYLGIAVAEIVLVLVFAVNVMRIKHMGEINLILTIITLILIGIVIITLAFYFKPSNLVSKSVGGFAPYGFTGLFGAITLTVFGYGGFRQPIDYSEEVKDPGKSIPLAIIAALLISGFVFTMESLVFAGAVNFSGFGIASGDWAAFFQYSSPYATISKVLILPALVIIAIIVALIATFKDGVIYYGSTARVGEVLSRDDKFLPKLFNRMSLRGVPIYSIILVLIVTVVLVALGKSLATIIGIMVDGFLLSYAPGAVSLMVFRKTDPDTKRPFRVPVAGVLAPTAFIIANLLVYWSGFSSVEIIIPLDLAGILLIIVYNHYNKIDLKYAMYGIWMPVYLAFVLFMSYIGSSFFGGINLIIFPYDSLVFIVVTVIFYFIGVSTGIRGVEYINKKLTASEKQTPAN